A single region of the Nicotiana sylvestris chromosome 6, ASM39365v2, whole genome shotgun sequence genome encodes:
- the LOC138871877 gene encoding uncharacterized protein translates to MVNSTAESSSNIIDHNHPLYLQPSDSPGVVQTGILLIEMENYSIWSRAMLLALECKNKLGFIDDTVRRDTIGKDLEKQWDRCNALVKSWITSNVSKELLSGILFRPDAYSVWNDLKEKFDRVNLTRIYHLHKEVATLTQGVSPVSVYYSKLKDLWDETDSIMPVPSCCDKSKDFVTHLTNQRLLQFLMGLNDGYSQARSQILMMSSTPSVNQAFALIA, encoded by the coding sequence ATGGTGAATTCTACTGCTGAATCTAGCTCCAACATAATTGATCACAATCATCCGCTGTATCTACAGCCATCAGATTCGCCGGGAGTGGTACAAACCGGAATATTGCTCATCGAAATGGAAAATTACAGCATTTGGAGTCGAGCGATGTTGCTGGCGCTGGAATGCAAAAATAAGCTCGGATTTATCGACGACACTGTTCGTCGAGATACTATTGGCAAGGATCTGGAGAAACAATGGGATCGTTGCAATGCTTTGGTGAAATCGTGGATTACGAGCAATGTAAGCAAGGAGCTTCTTAGCGGTATACTCTTTCGTCCTGATGCTTATTCTGTTTGGAATGATTTAAAGGAGAAATTTGATAGGGTTAATCTTACTAGAATTTATCATCTTCATAAGGAGGTTGCTACATTGACTCAAGGTGTTTCACCGGTCTCTGTTTATTACTCAAAATTGAAAGATCTTTGGGATGAAACTGATTCTATCATGCCTGTGCCTTCCTGCTGTGATAAGTCCAAGGACTTTGTTACTCATCTGACAAATCAAAGGTTATTGCAATTTCTAATGGGCCTAAACGATGGTTATAGTCAAGCTCGCAGTCAAATTCTAATGATGTCTTCAACACCATCTGTAAATCAAGCATTTGCTTTAATTGCTTAG
- the LOC104231758 gene encoding uncharacterized protein isoform X3, whose translation MSIAVSQQISLFLSQIESRRFNEANIRVLESFLASNDFKSLDGVARALKQFMRKESLCIIQEIAGKSTEHKLLIVDFLVRVFALIGDTEDDVDDTTNAYSERGSDALNHSCLALRYEALLMREQKATSDQGLLVSYSEWLTFAEHSLENGFCSIAKKACEKALLCFEMNIVIDPGKDDFVIEKIKKLKDIAVISASSRSGKNMNDDPSAVGLGICPLWYEYKVVVLDNAEFGVIKPSIFTIGKDYLWRSLKDIPYHTLAQVQTVAYVKGVLYWYTKTCTSAHYLTTYQIKTTKTLICFDVTKEEFDMIVVPFESLKEQVISIAEKGGTLCLVIISCGPICSLMVEVYVARNMNDLSSLNSWNKELTVTAPSIAYNLELEEFVHIIIVTDEILVIQLEERDVVFFDVATGKLLGLYSVPFHATAIPYVPSLVALRHRPLLSFLLLNYSIACRWLLHVVLYRIVILNTIFVLIVTYILLYRIVKFVVT comes from the exons ATGTCAATTGCAGTTTCGCAGCAGATCTCCCTATTCCTATCCCAAATCGAAAGCCGGAG ATTCAATGAAGCAAATATTCGAGTTCTCGAATCCTTTTTAGCTTCGAACGACTTCAAATCCTTGGACGGGGTGGCGCGTGCTTTGAAACAGTTCATGAGAAAGGAATCTCTCTGCATTATTCAGGAAATCGCTGGAAAATCTACGGAGCATAAGCTTCTGATCGTCGATTTTCTAGTACGCGTTTTTGCTCTAATTGGAGATACTGAG GATGATGTTGATGACACTACAAATGCATATAGTGAAAGAGGGTCTGATGCGTTAAACCAT AGTTGCTTGGCCTTGAGATATGAGGCATTGCTTATGAGAGAGCAAAAAGCCACCAGTGATCAAGGACTTCTTGTTTCATATAGTGAGTGGCTCACTTTTGCTGAGCATTCACTGGAAAATGGCTTTTGTTCCATCGCAAAGAAG GCATGTGAAAAGGCACTTTTATGCTTTGAGATGAACATCGTGATTGACCCTGGAAAAGATGACTTTGTAATTGAAAAAATTAAGAAGCTTAAAGATATTGCTGTGATCTCGGCTTCTTCAAGATCAG GTAAGAATATGAATGATGATCCTTCTGCAGTGGGCTTAGGAATTTGCCCACTTTGGTATGAATACAAGGTGGTTGTTCTTGATAATGCAGAATTCGGTGTGATTAAACCTTCGATTTTCACTATTGGAAAAGACTATTTATGGAGGTCTTTGAAAGACATTCCATATCATACTCTTGCTCAAGTTCAGACAGTTGCATATGTAAAGGGGGTATTATATTGGTACACAAAGACTTGTACTTCTGCCCATTATCTTACTACATATCAAATTAAGACGACAAAAACCCTCATTTGTTTTGATGTTACTAAGGAAGAATTTGATATGATTGTGGTTCCTTTTGAAAGCCTAAAAGAACAAGTAATAAGTATAGCAGAAAAGGGAGGAACGCTTTGTTTGGTGATCATAAGTTGTGGTCCGATTTGCTCCCTCATGGTTGAGGTATATGTTGCCCGTAATATGAATGATTTGAGTAGCTTAAATTCGTGGAACAAAGAGTTGACTGTGACTGCTCCTAGTATTGCATATAACTTAGAACTAGAAGAATTTGTGCACATCATAATTGTTACAGATGAGATTTTGGTGATTCAACTTGAGGAGAGAGACGTTGTGTTTTTCGATGTTGCAACTGGAAAGCTGTTGGGTTTATATTCTGTGCCTTTTCATGCAACGGCAATCCCTTATGTGCCAAGTTTGGTCGCTCTTCGCCATCGCCCACTACTTAGCTTCCTCCTCTTGAACTATTCTATTGCTTGCAGATGGTTGTTACatgttgtattgtatcgtattgttattttaaatacgatatttgttttgattgttacttacattttattgtatcgtatcgttaaattcgtcgttacataa
- the LOC104231758 gene encoding uncharacterized protein isoform X1, translated as MSIAVSQQISLFLSQIESRRFNEANIRVLESFLASNDFKSLDGVARALKQFMRKESLCIIQEIAGKSTEHKLLIVDFLVRVFALIGDTEDDVDDTTNAYSERGSDALNHSCLALRYEALLMREQKATSDQGLLVSYSEWLTFAEHSLENGFCSIAKKACEKALLCFEMNIVIDPGKDDFVIEKIKKLKDIAVISASSRSVSSLEWHSNQNHSFQDLKTKDLYTTKDVLVQTWLPMPLRRMMSVNSVNGFVCFWSTTEHSRFHIFNPVTKEHVTTPTNTYLGKNMNDDPSAVGLGICPLWYEYKVVVLDNAEFGVIKPSIFTIGKDYLWRSLKDIPYHTLAQVQTVAYVKGVLYWYTKTCTSAHYLTTYQIKTTKTLICFDVTKEEFDMIVVPFESLKEQVISIAEKGGTLCLVIISCGPICSLMVEVYVARNMNDLSSLNSWNKELTVTAPSIAYNLELEEFVHIIIVTDEILVIQLEERDVVFFDVATGKLLGLYSVPFHATAIPYVPSLVALRHRPLLSFLLLNYSIACRWLLHVVLYRIVILNTIFVLIVTYILLYRIVKFVVT; from the exons ATGTCAATTGCAGTTTCGCAGCAGATCTCCCTATTCCTATCCCAAATCGAAAGCCGGAG ATTCAATGAAGCAAATATTCGAGTTCTCGAATCCTTTTTAGCTTCGAACGACTTCAAATCCTTGGACGGGGTGGCGCGTGCTTTGAAACAGTTCATGAGAAAGGAATCTCTCTGCATTATTCAGGAAATCGCTGGAAAATCTACGGAGCATAAGCTTCTGATCGTCGATTTTCTAGTACGCGTTTTTGCTCTAATTGGAGATACTGAG GATGATGTTGATGACACTACAAATGCATATAGTGAAAGAGGGTCTGATGCGTTAAACCAT AGTTGCTTGGCCTTGAGATATGAGGCATTGCTTATGAGAGAGCAAAAAGCCACCAGTGATCAAGGACTTCTTGTTTCATATAGTGAGTGGCTCACTTTTGCTGAGCATTCACTGGAAAATGGCTTTTGTTCCATCGCAAAGAAG GCATGTGAAAAGGCACTTTTATGCTTTGAGATGAACATCGTGATTGACCCTGGAAAAGATGACTTTGTAATTGAAAAAATTAAGAAGCTTAAAGATATTGCTGTGATCTCGGCTTCTTCAAGATCAG TTTCTTCCTTAGAATGGCACAGTAATCAAAACCATTCATTCCAAGATTTGAAGACTAAAGACTTATATACAACAAAAGATGTATTGGTCCAGACATGGTTACCAATGCCGCTGAGGAGAATGATGAGTGTGAATTCTGTGAATGGTTTCGTTTGTTTCTGGTCTACTACTGAGCATTCTCGTTTCCATATCTTCAATCCTGTCACCAAAGAACATGTCACGACACCAACAAATACATACCTAG GTAAGAATATGAATGATGATCCTTCTGCAGTGGGCTTAGGAATTTGCCCACTTTGGTATGAATACAAGGTGGTTGTTCTTGATAATGCAGAATTCGGTGTGATTAAACCTTCGATTTTCACTATTGGAAAAGACTATTTATGGAGGTCTTTGAAAGACATTCCATATCATACTCTTGCTCAAGTTCAGACAGTTGCATATGTAAAGGGGGTATTATATTGGTACACAAAGACTTGTACTTCTGCCCATTATCTTACTACATATCAAATTAAGACGACAAAAACCCTCATTTGTTTTGATGTTACTAAGGAAGAATTTGATATGATTGTGGTTCCTTTTGAAAGCCTAAAAGAACAAGTAATAAGTATAGCAGAAAAGGGAGGAACGCTTTGTTTGGTGATCATAAGTTGTGGTCCGATTTGCTCCCTCATGGTTGAGGTATATGTTGCCCGTAATATGAATGATTTGAGTAGCTTAAATTCGTGGAACAAAGAGTTGACTGTGACTGCTCCTAGTATTGCATATAACTTAGAACTAGAAGAATTTGTGCACATCATAATTGTTACAGATGAGATTTTGGTGATTCAACTTGAGGAGAGAGACGTTGTGTTTTTCGATGTTGCAACTGGAAAGCTGTTGGGTTTATATTCTGTGCCTTTTCATGCAACGGCAATCCCTTATGTGCCAAGTTTGGTCGCTCTTCGCCATCGCCCACTACTTAGCTTCCTCCTCTTGAACTATTCTATTGCTTGCAGATGGTTGTTACatgttgtattgtatcgtattgttattttaaatacgatatttgttttgattgttacttacattttattgtatcgtatcgttaaattcgtcgttacataa
- the LOC104231758 gene encoding uncharacterized protein isoform X2: MSIAVSQQISLFLSQIESRRFNEANIRVLESFLASNDFKSLDGVARALKQFMRKESLCIIQEIAGKSTEHKLLIVDFLVRVFALIGDTESCLALRYEALLMREQKATSDQGLLVSYSEWLTFAEHSLENGFCSIAKKACEKALLCFEMNIVIDPGKDDFVIEKIKKLKDIAVISASSRSVSSLEWHSNQNHSFQDLKTKDLYTTKDVLVQTWLPMPLRRMMSVNSVNGFVCFWSTTEHSRFHIFNPVTKEHVTTPTNTYLGKNMNDDPSAVGLGICPLWYEYKVVVLDNAEFGVIKPSIFTIGKDYLWRSLKDIPYHTLAQVQTVAYVKGVLYWYTKTCTSAHYLTTYQIKTTKTLICFDVTKEEFDMIVVPFESLKEQVISIAEKGGTLCLVIISCGPICSLMVEVYVARNMNDLSSLNSWNKELTVTAPSIAYNLELEEFVHIIIVTDEILVIQLEERDVVFFDVATGKLLGLYSVPFHATAIPYVPSLVALRHRPLLSFLLLNYSIACRWLLHVVLYRIVILNTIFVLIVTYILLYRIVKFVVT, encoded by the exons ATGTCAATTGCAGTTTCGCAGCAGATCTCCCTATTCCTATCCCAAATCGAAAGCCGGAG ATTCAATGAAGCAAATATTCGAGTTCTCGAATCCTTTTTAGCTTCGAACGACTTCAAATCCTTGGACGGGGTGGCGCGTGCTTTGAAACAGTTCATGAGAAAGGAATCTCTCTGCATTATTCAGGAAATCGCTGGAAAATCTACGGAGCATAAGCTTCTGATCGTCGATTTTCTAGTACGCGTTTTTGCTCTAATTGGAGATACTGAG AGTTGCTTGGCCTTGAGATATGAGGCATTGCTTATGAGAGAGCAAAAAGCCACCAGTGATCAAGGACTTCTTGTTTCATATAGTGAGTGGCTCACTTTTGCTGAGCATTCACTGGAAAATGGCTTTTGTTCCATCGCAAAGAAG GCATGTGAAAAGGCACTTTTATGCTTTGAGATGAACATCGTGATTGACCCTGGAAAAGATGACTTTGTAATTGAAAAAATTAAGAAGCTTAAAGATATTGCTGTGATCTCGGCTTCTTCAAGATCAG TTTCTTCCTTAGAATGGCACAGTAATCAAAACCATTCATTCCAAGATTTGAAGACTAAAGACTTATATACAACAAAAGATGTATTGGTCCAGACATGGTTACCAATGCCGCTGAGGAGAATGATGAGTGTGAATTCTGTGAATGGTTTCGTTTGTTTCTGGTCTACTACTGAGCATTCTCGTTTCCATATCTTCAATCCTGTCACCAAAGAACATGTCACGACACCAACAAATACATACCTAG GTAAGAATATGAATGATGATCCTTCTGCAGTGGGCTTAGGAATTTGCCCACTTTGGTATGAATACAAGGTGGTTGTTCTTGATAATGCAGAATTCGGTGTGATTAAACCTTCGATTTTCACTATTGGAAAAGACTATTTATGGAGGTCTTTGAAAGACATTCCATATCATACTCTTGCTCAAGTTCAGACAGTTGCATATGTAAAGGGGGTATTATATTGGTACACAAAGACTTGTACTTCTGCCCATTATCTTACTACATATCAAATTAAGACGACAAAAACCCTCATTTGTTTTGATGTTACTAAGGAAGAATTTGATATGATTGTGGTTCCTTTTGAAAGCCTAAAAGAACAAGTAATAAGTATAGCAGAAAAGGGAGGAACGCTTTGTTTGGTGATCATAAGTTGTGGTCCGATTTGCTCCCTCATGGTTGAGGTATATGTTGCCCGTAATATGAATGATTTGAGTAGCTTAAATTCGTGGAACAAAGAGTTGACTGTGACTGCTCCTAGTATTGCATATAACTTAGAACTAGAAGAATTTGTGCACATCATAATTGTTACAGATGAGATTTTGGTGATTCAACTTGAGGAGAGAGACGTTGTGTTTTTCGATGTTGCAACTGGAAAGCTGTTGGGTTTATATTCTGTGCCTTTTCATGCAACGGCAATCCCTTATGTGCCAAGTTTGGTCGCTCTTCGCCATCGCCCACTACTTAGCTTCCTCCTCTTGAACTATTCTATTGCTTGCAGATGGTTGTTACatgttgtattgtatcgtattgttattttaaatacgatatttgttttgattgttacttacattttattgtatcgtatcgttaaattcgtcgttacataa